The DNA window TACTCTGTTCAGCCTTTGATATGACTTAATCTTTTTATAAAAAATTTTTTATCATTCCTATTCTAAAATATATCACTGAATGAATAAAAAATGCAGACAGAAAGCCTGTCTGCATAATTCACTATTCTTTGCCTGCAGCGTATTCTTTTTTCTTTTCAGCCATATCCTCTGCCTCATTTTCTGATGCAAATCTAGCATGTTCCATGTAGAGAGTCTGTATTTTATCTAGTTGTCCTAGTCCCTCTAGGATGACCTCCACTTTAAATCCTTTTTCTTCTAGCATCTCTTTCCAGTCTACAGCTATGTCATTATTAGCATGGTCTCCCGCTACAAACATAAAAGGCATAAGTTTTACTTTTTTAATTTTTGCATCTTTCAGTCTTGCAACCACATCATCAAATGTAGGGTATCCCTCTATAGTTCCCACATAATAATTTTCATACCCTTCAGACTTAAACATATAGTCCATCATAGGATATGCAGCAGTTGCTGTATCATGGGTTCCGTGTCCCACAAATACTGCAGCTTCTTTTCTTTTTAATTTACCTATTCTCTCTCCTAAAGCATGAGCTACCTCTTTATAATCCTCTGGACTTGTAAGAAGTGATTTCCCTAGTCTTATCTCTTTGAAGTCATCCTCAAATTCTTCTATCTCTTTTTTTAAATTTTCAGACTCTATACCGTCGATTACGTGAGTGGCCTGTACCAATATATGAGTATATCCTTCAGCTTTCAAAGATTCTAAAACCTCTTTGGGATTATTTTTATCTATTCCTCTTTTTTCAAGGATTCTCATTATGATCCTAGATGTAAAAGCATCTCTAACCTCTAACCCTTTAAACTCCTTCGACGCCTTTTCGTTTATGGCATCTATTGTTAGTTTTCTAGTTTCAGGATAGCTGCTTCCGAAGTGGACCATGACTACTGCTCCCTTGTCTCCATCCTTCATGTTTTCAAACATAGGTTTCTTCTCATACCCCTCTGATGCAAAAATAGTCACTGCCAGTAATAATATTCCTACCATAATACTAAGTTTTTTCATGTTTTCCTCCTTAAGATTTTTCAATAGTTTTCAGGAAATAAAAAAATCCTGAGTAATCTCAGGAGAGAAATTTTAAAAGCCTAAAAAAAGCTTTTTCATCTCTCGTCCCCGCAAGTGATAATGATAATATTATTTTCAAGGCAGGTCTCCTGGCTCAGCTTCATCCTACTCACACCCTTCCCAGATTCAGTCCAGTGGGTATTTTGCTTTCGTCTGCATTACAGTGGCGGGACCGCGGGAGCTTTTCACCCCTCTTCCCTTTTATTTCCAAAAATTTTGGAAAACCTTAAAAATTTATTCACTTTCTGTAGAAAATATACTATTATCACTCATAAAAGTCAATAACAATTTAAAAATTAAATTATTATTTCTATACTTATCATAAATTTATGTTAAAATAGTATGTATAAAATTGTGTCATAAATGATTCTGATGGCGACTCATTTATAATATAAACTTACAAGGAATTGGTTTTTACGTTATAATTTCAAAAAAATAAACAGGCGGTGTAATTGGTATGAAGGATCTACTTTGTTTTGCGAGATATTATAAACCACATCTGAAATTAGTTATACTTGACTTTTTTTGTGCCTTTGCCATGGCAGGCCTAGACCTTCTCTTTCCATTGTTGGTACAAAAGACTCTAGATGACGTCATACCCAAGGGAGACGTAACGCTTCTTTACATATTCGGAGCTGTGCTGGTAGTACTCTATGTGATAAGATATGCTGCCAGCTACATTGTATATTATTGGGGTAAGATGCTTGGCATCCTCATCGAATACGATATGAGAAGAGACCTCTTTGCCCATGTTCAAAAGCTCTCCTTTACATTTTTCGACAATACAAAAACAGGTTCTATAATGTCAAGGATAGTGAATGATCTAAGTTATATATCGGAATTTGCCCATATAGGTCCCGAGGATTTTTTTCTGGCAATATTAAAATTTACTGGGACATTTTTTATTATGTTCAGCATGAACAAAAAACTCACTCTGATCATTTTTTCCCTGGTTCCTCTTCTCATATGGTTCGCAGCTGCCAAAAAGAACCTAATGAAAATATCTTTTGGAAAATCCAGAAAAAAAATATCTGCCATAAACTCTCAGGTTGAAGATTCCATTTCTGGAATAAGAGTTGTACAAGCTTTTACAAATGAGAAATTTGAAAATGAAAAATTTCAGAAAAAGAATACCGAATTCAGAGAAGCAAAGAGAGAAAACTTCAAATTATCTGCAGAATATTTCTCAGGTCTTAGTTTCATTATGAATATAATACAGTTGGTAACTCTATTCTTTGGGGGGATCTTCATTTTAAAAGGAGAAATTACTGCGGGAATAGTTATAGGTTTCCTTCTCTATGTCTCAAAATTCATGGAGCCGATAAGAAGAATGATGCTTCTTATGCAGAGTTTTCAAAAAGGTATGGCCGGCTTTGTCAGATTCAGAGAGTTGATGGATAAAGATCCGGATATAAAGGACAAGCCCCATGCAGTTATACTTAAAAAACCACAGGGAACCATTCATTTTGAAAATGTTTCTTTTGGGTATGCCTCATCGGAACAGGATATTTTAAAGAATTTTTCTATGTCTATAAAATCTGGAGAAAAAGTGGCTTTGGTAGGAAGCAGCGGAGCAGGTAAGACCACTATCTGTAACCTCATCCCTAGATTTTATGAGGTTGAAAGAGGCTGCATAAAGATTGACGGCAGAGATATAAAGGAGTACACTCTCGAATCCCTCAGGGACAATATTGGAATAATACAGCAGGACGTTTTCCTATTCAGCGGCAGCATCGAGGAAAATATCCTCTATGGAAACCTTACTGCTAGCAGGGAAGAAGTTATAGAGGCGGCTAAAAAAGCTAGAATTTATAAGTTTATTCTATCTCTTACTGATGGATTTGACACAAATGTTGGAGAGAGAGGGGTAAAACTGAGTGGTGGTCAGAAGCAAAGGATAGCCATTGCAAGAATATTTTTGAAAAACCCCAAAATACTAATTTTAGATGAAGCCACCAGTGCACTAGATAATAATACCGAAAGACTAATCCAGGAATCCATAGATGAACTCACCACAAACAGAACTACCATAACAATTGCTCACAGACTCTCTACAATAGAAAATGCAGATCGAATCATAGTATTAAACAGTGAAGGAATTGTCGAAGAGGGGACTCATCACGACCTGGTAGAAAAAAAAGGTGAATATTTCTCCTTGATAGAAAAGCATATTCAGGAGAGTGCATAATCTGTAGTCTCTCTAAATAAATAGTATTATTTGCTTCTAAATATCAATTTATTTGAACTTTAAAAATAAAATATAATTTTTTTTGCATCTTCCCTTGAATTTATGAAATTTACAGGCTAGACTTGTACTAAAGAAGAAGGGAGTGTTATTTATGGAAATTTTCTTATTGTTGGCTGTGGCGGCGATTTTAATCTCTTTTTTTGCCTTTAGAGAAGGTAGGGATACGATACCTGATGAAAATAAGGAATACAATACAAAATACTCTGCTCTTCACAGATTGACTCAGGATCAGGATAAAAATGAAATCCAGCTATCTCAAGAAACAGAAGAGATAAAAAACACACCTTCTGAAGAAGAGCATGCAGAACCATTTATAATCCATGAGTTGAAAACGGTATATATGTCTCACGGAAGCAAAAAATACCACAGAAAAGGTTGCAAGTTCATACGCGAAGAAGAAAACCCAATTACTGTTTCTGATGCCGAAGCTATGGGACTTACACCGTGTAAAGTTTGTAAACCGAATTTAAATAATTAAGAATGCAAAAGACCTGTCAACAGGTCTTTTTGCATATCACTGTAAATAACCTCTTAGCTTATAGTATATTATTCCTGAAAACTCCCACATAAGTCTCATAAAATATGATAAATTGTCACTCCTTGGAATAAAATCCAATATATCATAGCTTTTCTGGTTTTGAATATATCCGCACGGAGCAGGGACTACGTTGAAACCGTACTTTTCAAAAGTCATTCTACTTCTTGTCATATGGGATGCTGAAGTGACCAGTACTATACTTTTAATGTTTACCATTTTGAGAGATTCAGACATGTATCTTGCATTTTCAATCGTTGTCCTGCTCTTTTCTTCTATTTGAATATCCTCCCTAGGTATATTCAGTCCTGTGAGAACACTCTTGTAAACTGAACTTTCACTGACCCTTTGATTTGTTACCTTTCCGCCGGTTATAAATATTTTTTTAGGATGATCATTGTACAGAACTGCCGCATGCATGAGTCTCACAGAGGCAGATTCACTGGGAATATCTCCTATGGGAGTTTTTTCCATAATCCCCCCTCCTAAAACCACATAGGCCTCTGCTTTTTGTATTTCTGCTGTTGTAGCCGGTTTGGATCTATTTTCCACCAGCTTAGCAGTAATATCTATTGTAGGTCTTATTGTAAAGGCGTATAAGATGATCCCGAATACAAAACTAACCTTTTTTATTTTTTTCAGATTATATCCATTTGAAAACAACCCTGTAAAAATAAACAGCGCTATAAATATAGTAGGTGATATTACAAGCAGGCCTAGTATTTTTCCGAGTATAAACATATTTTTCCTCCTTAAAGTTTATAAAGACTATTATACTCAGAATTTCCTCATAAAACAATAAAGTTTCAGCTAAACATCATAAAAACATCACATCTGTCTCGTATTATTTAAATAAGCTAAATATTAGCTTAAATCTCTTTCCTTGATTTAAAGTTTTGAAAGTGCCTGCAGGTGTAGGGAGCTTGTCTGTGATTCAGCACAGAAAAGCTCATTTCAAAATCCCAA is part of the uncultured Ilyobacter sp. genome and encodes:
- a CDS encoding YdcF family protein; this encodes MFILGKILGLLVISPTIFIALFIFTGLFSNGYNLKKIKKVSFVFGIILYAFTIRPTIDITAKLVENRSKPATTAEIQKAEAYVVLGGGIMEKTPIGDIPSESASVRLMHAAVLYNDHPKKIFITGGKVTNQRVSESSVYKSVLTGLNIPREDIQIEEKSRTTIENARYMSESLKMVNIKSIVLVTSASHMTRSRMTFEKYGFNVVPAPCGYIQNQKSYDILDFIPRSDNLSYFMRLMWEFSGIIYYKLRGYLQ
- a CDS encoding ABC transporter ATP-binding protein; translated protein: MKDLLCFARYYKPHLKLVILDFFCAFAMAGLDLLFPLLVQKTLDDVIPKGDVTLLYIFGAVLVVLYVIRYAASYIVYYWGKMLGILIEYDMRRDLFAHVQKLSFTFFDNTKTGSIMSRIVNDLSYISEFAHIGPEDFFLAILKFTGTFFIMFSMNKKLTLIIFSLVPLLIWFAAAKKNLMKISFGKSRKKISAINSQVEDSISGIRVVQAFTNEKFENEKFQKKNTEFREAKRENFKLSAEYFSGLSFIMNIIQLVTLFFGGIFILKGEITAGIVIGFLLYVSKFMEPIRRMMLLMQSFQKGMAGFVRFRELMDKDPDIKDKPHAVILKKPQGTIHFENVSFGYASSEQDILKNFSMSIKSGEKVALVGSSGAGKTTICNLIPRFYEVERGCIKIDGRDIKEYTLESLRDNIGIIQQDVFLFSGSIEENILYGNLTASREEVIEAAKKARIYKFILSLTDGFDTNVGERGVKLSGGQKQRIAIARIFLKNPKILILDEATSALDNNTERLIQESIDELTTNRTTITIAHRLSTIENADRIIVLNSEGIVEEGTHHDLVEKKGEYFSLIEKHIQESA
- a CDS encoding sirohydrochlorin cobaltochelatase — its product is MKKLSIMVGILLLAVTIFASEGYEKKPMFENMKDGDKGAVVMVHFGSSYPETRKLTIDAINEKASKEFKGLEVRDAFTSRIIMRILEKRGIDKNNPKEVLESLKAEGYTHILVQATHVIDGIESENLKKEIEEFEDDFKEIRLGKSLLTSPEDYKEVAHALGERIGKLKRKEAAVFVGHGTHDTATAAYPMMDYMFKSEGYENYYVGTIEGYPTFDDVVARLKDAKIKKVKLMPFMFVAGDHANNDIAVDWKEMLEEKGFKVEVILEGLGQLDKIQTLYMEHARFASENEAEDMAEKKKEYAAGKE